From Zingiber officinale cultivar Zhangliang chromosome 5B, Zo_v1.1, whole genome shotgun sequence, the proteins below share one genomic window:
- the LOC121987614 gene encoding uncharacterized protein LOC121987614 produces the protein MLEGNAGSATPLGGAPLWLPGKKMEEAGFMAAAPVSSRALEIAKSREELLLLLHDVPESEYELSLTDLVERRSLAPAAGKDQKGSPPVARKEEKKKKKRRTSSGGGSSSDGVLLNLYLPSSLSRSLTTPTNGSRRRPAAAREEDGKKRDAKLRSVGCWCGLWQRGKKKS, from the exons ATGTTGGAAGGCAACGCGGGCTCTGCAACTCCCCTCGGCGGAGCGCCACTCTGGCTCCCCggaaagaagatggaagaagccggCTTCATGGCGGCGGCGCCGGTGTCTTCGAGAGCCCTGGAGATCGCCAAAAGCCGCGAGGAGCTGCTCCTGCTCCTGCATGACGTCCCTGAATCCGAGTACGAGCTCTCCCTCACCGACCTCGTCGAGCGTCGCTCTCTGGCTCCAGCGGCCGGCAAGGATCAGAAAGGCTCGCCGCCGGTGGCgcggaaggaggagaagaagaagaagaagaggagaacaagcaGCGGCGGCGGAAGCAGCAGTGACGGCGTGCTGCTCAACTTGTACCTGCCGTCGTCCTTGTCGCGGAGCCTGACGACGCCGACGAACGGTAGCCGCCGCCGCCCGGCGGCGGCGAGAGAAGAAGACGGCAAGAAGAG GGATGCAAAACTGAGGAGTGTTGGGTGTTGGTGTGGCCTGTGGCAGAGAGGGAAGAAAAAGAGCTAG